From Mesorhizobium sp., the proteins below share one genomic window:
- a CDS encoding transposase, translating to MHEALVGSDPETIAAELKRIGVGFVRVGLEAGPLSHWMFFGLKEAGLPAVSIEARHAKAAMVSMNRNKNDRNDARSIAHLIRSGWFKAVHVKSVASQAALAVGGEGVLRQQIA from the coding sequence GTGCACGAGGCCCTCGTCGGATCTGACCCGGAGACGATCGCCGCCGAGCTGAAGCGGATCGGTGTGGGCTTCGTCCGCGTCGGCCTGGAGGCCGGACCGCTGTCGCACTGGATGTTCTTCGGCCTGAAGGAGGCTGGGCTACCGGCGGTTAGCATCGAGGCCAGGCACGCCAAGGCGGCCATGGTCTCGATGAACCGCAACAAGAACGACCGCAACGATGCCCGATCGATCGCGCATCTGATCCGCTCGGGCTGGTTCAAGGCGGTGCATGTGAAGTCGGTGGCCAGCCAAGCTGCGCTCGCTGTTGGTGGCGAGGGAGTTCTTCGTCAACAAATTGCGTGA
- a CDS encoding class I SAM-dependent methyltransferase, producing MNPNKALWEKGDFTKIAAAMRESGAALVEGVGLRPGMDVLDLGCGDGTTALPAAQRGANVLGVDIASNLVAAGKARAMAAGLDNLRFKEGDASDLKDLSDDSFDLVISMFGAMFAPRPFDVAREMVRVTRKGGRIVMGNWIPGDPTLIAQVLKTSAAYTLPPPEGFVSPVTWGVEDNVRERFGAAGVPAENISCERETYVFRHPGPPSELFRTFKEYYGPTMNAFEAATKEGRAEQLDAELSRLFEQHNRGDENRTEIPATFLKVTATKP from the coding sequence ATGAACCCGAACAAGGCACTATGGGAGAAGGGCGACTTCACCAAGATCGCGGCGGCGATGCGCGAGAGCGGAGCGGCGCTGGTCGAAGGCGTGGGCCTGCGGCCGGGCATGGACGTGCTCGACCTTGGCTGCGGAGACGGCACGACTGCCCTTCCGGCCGCGCAAAGAGGCGCCAACGTCCTTGGCGTGGACATCGCCTCGAACCTGGTCGCCGCAGGCAAGGCGCGCGCGATGGCGGCCGGCCTCGACAATCTCCGCTTTAAGGAAGGCGACGCATCCGACCTCAAAGATCTTAGCGACGACAGCTTCGATCTCGTGATCAGCATGTTCGGTGCCATGTTCGCTCCGCGCCCCTTCGATGTGGCGCGCGAAATGGTGCGGGTGACCCGGAAGGGAGGCCGCATCGTGATGGGAAACTGGATCCCGGGCGACCCGACTCTTATCGCGCAGGTCCTCAAAACCAGCGCCGCCTATACGCTGCCGCCGCCCGAAGGGTTTGTTAGCCCGGTGACCTGGGGAGTCGAGGATAACGTGCGCGAGCGCTTCGGCGCGGCCGGAGTGCCGGCCGAGAACATCTCATGCGAGCGCGAGACGTATGTATTCCGGCATCCCGGACCGCCGAGCGAGCTGTTCCGGACCTTCAAGGAATACTACGGCCCGACGATGAACGCGTTCGAGGCTGCCACAAAGGAAGGACGAGCGGAACAGCTGGACGCCGAGTTGAGCCGGCTGTTCGAGCAGCATAACCGTGGGGATGAGAACAGGACTGAGATTCCGGCGACCTTCCTGAAGGTGACGGCCACGAAACCATAG
- a CDS encoding helix-turn-helix domain-containing protein, with amino-acid sequence MATQGYQQFCPVAMACEMVESRWTMLILCEMWSGSTRFSEIQRGVPGMSPSLLSRRRKEMEVNGLVTRTTAPDGHSDYGTTPIADELEPLVHALGAWAHRHVDPGLQLECLDDHLLMWNIRRKIDVRELPRRKVVIQFILKIDGKPDCS; translated from the coding sequence ATGGCAACCCAAGGTTACCAGCAATTCTGCCCTGTCGCGATGGCGTGCGAGATGGTGGAATCCCGCTGGACCATGCTCATCTTGTGCGAGATGTGGTCGGGCTCGACCCGCTTCTCCGAAATTCAGCGTGGCGTTCCGGGCATGTCACCCAGCCTGCTCTCGCGGCGTCGAAAGGAGATGGAGGTGAATGGCCTCGTGACCCGCACGACGGCTCCCGACGGGCATAGCGACTACGGCACGACACCCATAGCTGACGAGCTCGAGCCTCTGGTGCACGCCCTCGGAGCCTGGGCACACCGGCACGTCGACCCGGGCCTCCAGCTCGAGTGCCTCGATGACCACCTCCTCATGTGGAACATCCGGCGCAAAATCGACGTCAGGGAGCTGCCTCGTCGTAAGGTTGTTATCCAGTTCATTCTTAAGATCGACGGAAAACCGGACTGCAGCTAA
- a CDS encoding PLP-dependent cysteine synthase family protein, which translates to MQTSVIDLIGNTPLVPLRRVVPPGHARVLVKLESANPTGSMKDRAALAIVRGAAQAERLQPGDTIVECTSGSTGTSLASVAVALGYKCLLVSSDAFSTEKLAHMQALGAELELLRSDNKKITVDLVTALIETSRQLSQQPGHFWADQFNNADVLTGYADLGHEIWSQADGRIHAFVQGVGTGGSLRGTAEALHLHDSAIRIVAVEPAESPVLSGGNPGANLIEGIGMGYIVPLWKPSLADEIIPVPAAEAMAMSRRLAREEGLFGGASSGANVVAALQLAERLGPQATIVTLMCDTGIKYLSTEVYRTE; encoded by the coding sequence ATGCAGACCAGCGTGATTGACCTGATTGGCAATACCCCCTTGGTCCCGCTGCGTCGGGTGGTGCCGCCAGGCCATGCGCGTGTGCTGGTCAAGCTGGAATCGGCCAATCCCACCGGCAGCATGAAGGACCGGGCCGCGCTGGCGATCGTGCGCGGTGCCGCGCAAGCGGAGCGGTTACAGCCTGGCGATACGATTGTCGAATGCACCAGCGGCAGCACCGGAACTTCGCTGGCCAGTGTGGCGGTCGCCTTGGGCTACAAATGTCTGCTGGTTTCCTCCGATGCGTTCAGCACGGAAAAGCTGGCACATATGCAGGCCCTTGGGGCGGAGCTCGAACTTCTGCGCAGCGACAACAAGAAGATCACGGTGGACCTTGTGACGGCGCTGATCGAGACCTCGCGGCAGCTCAGCCAGCAGCCGGGCCATTTCTGGGCGGATCAGTTCAACAACGCCGATGTTCTGACCGGCTATGCGGATCTGGGCCATGAAATCTGGTCCCAGGCCGACGGGCGCATTCACGCCTTTGTTCAAGGGGTGGGAACCGGCGGATCGCTGCGCGGCACCGCCGAGGCACTGCACCTGCATGATTCGGCCATCCGCATCGTCGCGGTCGAGCCCGCCGAATCGCCGGTGCTGTCGGGTGGTAATCCCGGGGCAAACCTAATCGAGGGCATCGGAATGGGCTATATCGTGCCGCTATGGAAACCCAGTCTGGCCGATGAGATCATCCCGGTCCCGGCTGCCGAAGCGATGGCGATGTCGCGGCGGCTGGCCCGCGAAGAGGGCTTGTTCGGCGGCGCATCTTCGGGGGCGAATGTTGTGGCGGCGCTGCAGCTGGCCGAACGGCTCGGGCCGCAGGCAACCATAGTGACACTGATGTGCGACACCGGTATCAAGTATCTGAGCACCGAGGTCTACAGGACAGAATGA
- a CDS encoding PLP-dependent cysteine synthase family protein — MIAKADQISRQPGHWWADQLNNEDGADGYAGLGEEIWQQTAGQVDALVHAVSTAHSLHGMSRALRRYNPALPVYAVEPAESAVLSGRPPGSHKIEGIGLGFLPPLWHPDEVTEILTVSTEEAKAMARHLGRDEAIFAGTSTGANIAAALRIADRLRPHKTVATLIVDSGLRYPSTDVFRCPS, encoded by the coding sequence ATGATCGCCAAGGCGGATCAGATCAGCCGTCAGCCCGGCCACTGGTGGGCCGATCAGCTGAACAATGAAGACGGAGCCGATGGCTATGCCGGCCTGGGCGAGGAGATCTGGCAGCAGACTGCCGGCCAGGTGGACGCGCTGGTCCATGCCGTCAGCACTGCGCATTCGCTGCACGGCATGAGCCGGGCGCTGCGTCGGTACAATCCTGCGCTGCCTGTCTATGCCGTTGAGCCTGCCGAATCGGCAGTGCTGTCTGGGCGACCGCCGGGATCGCACAAGATCGAGGGGATCGGCCTTGGGTTTCTGCCGCCCCTCTGGCATCCCGACGAGGTCACCGAAATTCTGACGGTCTCGACCGAAGAGGCCAAGGCAATGGCCCGGCATCTGGGCCGTGACGAAGCGATCTTTGCCGGCACGTCGACCGGAGCCAATATCGCTGCGGCCCTGCGGATTGCCGACCGGCTGAGGCCGCACAAGACGGTTGCGACGCTGATCGTCGATTCCGGCCTGCGTTACCCCAGCACCGATGTGTTTCGCTGCCCGTCTTAG
- a CDS encoding DUF982 domain-containing protein, giving the protein MTVLVGMGLPVRIEMVVEAYALLQDLPAASRNGAHVVALNACKAVLASEIDAETGRATFLAFAHRNDILLAEAASLPLSNDARPILPASSGMRAWL; this is encoded by the coding sequence GTGACGGTCCTGGTCGGAATGGGTTTGCCCGTCCGGATCGAGATGGTAGTGGAAGCCTACGCGCTGCTCCAGGACTTGCCCGCTGCCAGTCGTAACGGCGCGCATGTGGTCGCGCTCAACGCGTGCAAGGCAGTGCTTGCCAGCGAGATCGATGCCGAAACCGGGCGCGCGACATTCCTCGCCTTTGCGCACCGCAATGACATCCTTCTTGCCGAGGCCGCGTCGCTCCCGCTGTCGAATGATGCCCGACCGATCCTGCCAGCAAGCAGCGGCATGCGCGCTTGGTTATAA
- a CDS encoding ABC transporter permease subunit: MRREGSPLKGVGTVALKEAADHMTSARMHLIMLLVLLTAIGAVYGAIGRIKDTTAEDAYLFLKLFTVAREPLPSFAAFLGFLLPLVAIALGFDAINGEYNRRTMSRLLSQPIYRDAVLFGKFLGGLLIIAIALLTLWQLMIGLGILFLGLPPSGADIVRGVFWLAATLAYAGVWLALAIAFSTVIRSPATSALAALSVWLVLTVFWGMIAPLLAGAVAPIDPLDPVTILTQFEWHQAIARFSPQTLYGEVTGLLLDPAARSVGPLFYDQLEGAVIGAPLPTLQSLLIVWPQISGLVAAMLILFTLAYVVFQRQEVRA; encoded by the coding sequence ATGCGGCGTGAAGGCTCACCACTCAAGGGCGTCGGCACGGTTGCACTCAAGGAAGCTGCCGATCACATGACCAGCGCGCGTATGCATCTGATCATGTTGCTGGTGCTGTTGACGGCCATCGGCGCGGTCTATGGCGCCATTGGACGGATCAAGGATACCACGGCCGAGGACGCCTACCTGTTCCTGAAGCTCTTCACGGTGGCGCGCGAGCCGTTGCCGTCCTTCGCAGCCTTCCTGGGCTTCCTGCTGCCGTTGGTAGCCATCGCACTCGGCTTCGACGCCATCAATGGCGAATACAACCGCCGCACCATGAGCCGGCTGCTTTCACAACCGATCTATCGCGACGCCGTGCTGTTCGGGAAGTTCCTCGGCGGCCTTCTGATCATCGCGATTGCGTTGCTGACGCTCTGGCAGCTCATGATCGGACTCGGCATTCTGTTCCTCGGCCTGCCGCCATCGGGGGCAGATATCGTGCGGGGTGTGTTCTGGCTCGCCGCCACGCTTGCCTATGCGGGCGTCTGGCTGGCGCTCGCCATCGCCTTTTCGACGGTCATCCGCTCGCCGGCCACCTCAGCGCTAGCCGCGCTGTCGGTCTGGCTGGTCCTGACCGTCTTCTGGGGAATGATCGCGCCGCTTCTGGCGGGCGCCGTTGCGCCGATCGACCCGCTCGATCCGGTGACGATCCTGACGCAGTTCGAATGGCATCAGGCGATCGCTCGCTTCTCGCCGCAGACGCTCTACGGCGAGGTTACCGGGCTGCTGCTCGATCCGGCGGCGCGCTCAGTCGGGCCGCTGTTCTACGATCAGCTTGAGGGCGCCGTCATCGGGGCGCCGTTGCCGACCTTGCAGAGCTTGCTGATCGTCTGGCCACAGATCTCCGGGCTCGTCGCGGCGATGCTCATCCTATTCACGCTCGCCTATGTCGTCTTCCAGCGGCAGGAGGTACGGGCATGA
- a CDS encoding ABC transporter ATP-binding protein, producing MSTTPVIKAKDLTKRYGAAVAVAGVDLSVSAGEVIGLLGPNGAGKTTTILMLLGLTEPSDGSVSILGRDPLRQPLEVKREVGYLPDQVGFYDAMTGRENLAYTARLAGLSRDLAKERIAAAVDKVRLVDAADRPVATYSRGMRQRLGIAELLMRDCKVAILDEPTSGLDPQSTQDLLDLIQRLSRDGMTILLSSHMLDVVQSICHRVALFNKGRIGFVGTVEELAARIDGGAFVVDIEADGIDLQKVAVLTDGVKSVRQGDAGHWEVEATRDVRPDLARLVVQGGGLLRNLDLRRARLDQAYNRYFREVVDAA from the coding sequence ATGAGCACTACACCCGTGATAAAGGCAAAGGACCTCACCAAGCGCTACGGGGCCGCCGTCGCCGTCGCCGGTGTCGATCTGTCCGTCTCGGCCGGCGAAGTGATCGGCCTGCTCGGACCGAACGGCGCTGGCAAGACCACCACTATCCTCATGCTTCTGGGGCTGACGGAACCAAGCGACGGAAGCGTCAGCATTCTCGGCAGGGACCCGCTGCGGCAACCGCTGGAGGTCAAACGCGAGGTTGGCTACCTGCCCGATCAGGTCGGCTTCTACGACGCTATGACCGGCCGCGAGAACCTCGCCTATACGGCGCGGCTGGCCGGGCTATCCCGCGACTTGGCAAAGGAGCGTATTGCCGCTGCAGTCGACAAGGTGCGACTGGTCGACGCCGCCGACCGCCCGGTAGCCACTTATTCGCGTGGCATGCGCCAGCGGCTGGGCATCGCCGAACTGTTGATGCGGGACTGTAAGGTCGCGATCCTCGACGAACCGACCTCCGGGCTCGATCCGCAGTCCACACAGGATCTGCTGGACCTGATCCAGCGCCTCAGCCGGGATGGCATGACCATCCTGCTTTCCTCGCACATGCTCGATGTCGTGCAGTCGATCTGCCACCGGGTCGCCCTGTTCAACAAGGGCCGGATCGGCTTCGTCGGCACGGTCGAGGAACTGGCGGCCAGGATCGACGGCGGCGCCTTCGTTGTTGATATTGAGGCGGACGGGATTGATCTGCAGAAGGTGGCCGTTCTGACCGACGGCGTCAAGTCCGTCCGGCAGGGCGACGCCGGCCATTGGGAAGTCGAGGCCACGCGCGACGTCCGCCCCGACCTTGCCCGCCTCGTCGTGCAGGGCGGCGGATTGCTCAGGAACCTGGATCTTCGCCGTGCGCGCCTCGACCAGGCTTACAACCGCTATTTCAGGGAGGTTGTCGATGCGGCGTGA
- a CDS encoding NEW3 domain-containing protein codes for MRRTTRAVMAAALAGTLMAPLPVAAQDTPNRPAELTGFWLTTPYPELAIQPGETESIALTLRNEKLPPQRATIEVSGVPEGWEWALKGGGQEVTAAIVGPDSTERLTLELTPPADAAPDETHAIEVRARTGAETIALPLTVRFSAEKADDGRIELEPELPALRGSARTTFAFKVKVTNEGAEEGLFNLSADVPQGFQTRFKKGYGSEEITGLPIEAGSSETVTIEVVPSRAVPAGRYPVGFQVSGNGQTGTTELSLEVTGEPQVRIVGPQERLSGVAEAGKETSFTFTLVNTGSAPATDLELSATPPSGWNVEFDPKQVAQIAPNATSEVSVKITPSERAVAGDYMVTLRATGGPVSEEIQFRTTVRTSTLWGVVGVGAIAAAVLVLGGAVMRYGRR; via the coding sequence ATGAGAAGGACAACCCGTGCCGTCATGGCTGCGGCGCTGGCGGGCACGCTGATGGCGCCGCTGCCGGTCGCCGCGCAGGACACCCCGAACCGGCCGGCGGAACTGACCGGCTTCTGGCTGACGACACCCTATCCCGAGCTCGCGATCCAGCCGGGAGAGACGGAGTCGATCGCACTCACGCTGCGCAATGAGAAGCTGCCGCCCCAGCGCGCGACGATCGAAGTATCTGGCGTACCGGAAGGCTGGGAGTGGGCGCTGAAGGGCGGCGGCCAGGAGGTGACGGCCGCGATTGTCGGGCCGGATTCGACCGAGCGTCTGACGCTTGAGTTGACCCCGCCAGCCGACGCAGCGCCCGACGAGACCCATGCCATCGAGGTGCGCGCCCGCACCGGCGCCGAGACAATTGCACTGCCGCTCACCGTGCGGTTCTCTGCAGAAAAGGCCGACGATGGTCGCATTGAGCTCGAGCCTGAGTTGCCGGCGCTGCGCGGTTCGGCGCGCACGACCTTCGCCTTCAAGGTCAAGGTGACGAACGAAGGCGCGGAGGAGGGGCTGTTCAACCTTTCGGCAGACGTGCCGCAAGGCTTTCAGACGCGGTTCAAGAAGGGCTATGGCTCGGAGGAGATCACCGGTCTGCCGATCGAAGCAGGCAGCAGCGAGACGGTGACGATCGAGGTGGTACCATCCCGCGCTGTGCCCGCCGGCCGCTATCCTGTCGGTTTCCAGGTCTCGGGCAACGGCCAGACCGGCACCACGGAACTCAGCCTCGAGGTGACCGGCGAGCCGCAGGTGCGGATCGTTGGGCCACAGGAGCGATTGTCGGGCGTGGCCGAGGCCGGTAAGGAGACGAGCTTTACCTTCACCCTCGTCAACACCGGCAGCGCGCCCGCGACCGATCTCGAACTCTCGGCGACGCCGCCTTCCGGCTGGAACGTCGAATTCGATCCGAAGCAGGTGGCGCAGATCGCCCCGAACGCTACGAGCGAAGTCTCGGTGAAGATCACACCTTCCGAACGCGCCGTTGCCGGCGACTACATGGTGACGCTGCGTGCGACGGGAGGCCCGGTGTCGGAGGAGATACAGTTCCGCACAACGGTGAGAACATCGACGCTTTGGGGCGTCGTTGGCGTCGGCGCCATCGCTGCGGCGGTTCTGGTGTTGGGCGGCGCGGTGATGAGGTACGGACGGCGATGA
- a CDS encoding DegQ family serine endoprotease, protein MIVCLPRRVNRFFAILVAAIVLSNSGCGVAPVTAQTAAPQAVDARSLPDVLERVTPAVVNIAVTSQAPDETNPLFNDPYFRRFFDLPQMPQQRPRMSAGSGVIVDAAKGYVLTNHHVVEGAGEIAVTLKDRRRFTAELVGSDKATDIAVLKIEADNLIALPVGDADALRVGDGVVAIGNPFGLGQTVTSGIVSALGRSGINVEGYEDFIQTDASINPGNSGGALVTTDGRLIGINTAIIAPAGGNVGIGFAVPIDMASAVMKQIIEHGEVRRGRIGVSIQDLTPDLAEALGVKDAYGAVVGSVEENSPAAKAGLQAGDVIVALDGRPISGSADLRNRVGLAPVGSEVEVSWLRDGERHSAGMRVEAESGTAGVANALPDRLAGATFQDASGNVFVEAVEPDSPAARAGIRPGDVIAAVNRQPVRSVTDLRRLLSHARGTVALDLFRGGSRLLLVVR, encoded by the coding sequence ATGATCGTTTGCTTGCCAAGGCGGGTGAACCGGTTCTTCGCCATTCTGGTCGCCGCCATCGTTCTATCCAATTCGGGTTGCGGTGTCGCACCCGTGACGGCGCAGACTGCTGCGCCGCAGGCCGTCGACGCACGGTCCCTTCCCGATGTGCTGGAGAGGGTTACGCCAGCCGTGGTCAATATCGCGGTGACGTCACAAGCGCCGGACGAGACCAACCCGCTTTTCAACGATCCCTATTTCCGCCGCTTCTTCGACCTGCCGCAGATGCCGCAACAGCGGCCGCGTATGAGCGCAGGCTCCGGCGTCATCGTCGACGCGGCCAAGGGCTATGTGCTGACCAATCACCACGTCGTGGAAGGCGCCGGCGAAATCGCCGTCACGCTGAAGGACCGGCGCCGTTTCACCGCCGAACTGGTCGGCAGCGACAAGGCGACCGACATTGCGGTGCTGAAGATCGAAGCCGACAACTTGATCGCGCTGCCGGTCGGGGATGCCGATGCGCTGCGCGTCGGTGATGGCGTTGTGGCCATCGGCAATCCGTTCGGTCTCGGCCAGACCGTGACTTCCGGGATTGTCAGCGCGCTTGGCAGGAGCGGCATCAACGTCGAGGGCTACGAGGACTTCATCCAGACCGATGCCTCGATCAATCCCGGCAATTCCGGGGGCGCGCTGGTGACCACCGACGGCCGCCTCATCGGCATAAATACCGCGATCATCGCGCCGGCCGGCGGCAATGTCGGCATCGGCTTTGCCGTGCCGATCGACATGGCATCGGCAGTGATGAAGCAGATCATTGAGCACGGCGAGGTGCGGCGCGGCCGGATCGGCGTCTCGATCCAGGATCTCACTCCCGACCTCGCCGAGGCGCTCGGCGTCAAGGATGCCTACGGCGCTGTTGTCGGCAGCGTGGAGGAGAACTCGCCGGCGGCAAAGGCCGGTCTGCAAGCCGGCGACGTCATCGTCGCGTTGGATGGGCGTCCCATCTCCGGCTCGGCCGATCTGCGCAACCGCGTCGGCCTGGCGCCCGTCGGCTCGGAGGTGGAGGTCTCCTGGTTGCGCGATGGCGAACGCCATTCGGCCGGCATGCGCGTAGAGGCCGAAAGTGGCACGGCAGGAGTCGCGAACGCGCTTCCCGACCGGCTTGCCGGTGCGACCTTCCAGGATGCGTCCGGCAACGTCTTCGTCGAGGCCGTAGAGCCGGACAGTCCCGCCGCACGCGCTGGCATTCGGCCGGGCGACGTCATCGCCGCGGTCAACCGCCAACCGGTCAGGTCGGTAACCGACCTGAGGCGTTTGCTGAGCCACGCGCGCGGCACCGTTGCGCTCGACCTCTTCCGTGGCGGCAGCCGGTTGCTGCTGGTGGTCCGATAG
- the groL gene encoding chaperonin GroEL (60 kDa chaperone family; promotes refolding of misfolded polypeptides especially under stressful conditions; forms two stacked rings of heptamers to form a barrel-shaped 14mer; ends can be capped by GroES; misfolded proteins enter the barrel where they are refolded when GroES binds): MAAKEVKFHSEAREKMLRGVDILANAVKVTLGPKGRNVVIDKSFGAPRITKDGVTVAKEIELEDKFENMGAQMVREVASKTNDLAGDGTTTATVLAQAIVKEGAKAVASGMNPMDLKRGIDKAVDAIVAELKANARKVTKNDEIAQVGTISANGDAEIGRFLAEAMQKVGNEGVITVEEAKTADTELEVVEGMQFDRGYLSPYFVTNQDKMRVELEEPYVLIHEKKLSNLQAMLPVLEAVVQSGKPLLIIAEDVEGEALATLVVNKLRGGLKVAAVKAPGFGDRRKAMLEDIAILTGGTAISEDLGIKLENVTLQMLGRAKKVVIEKENTTVVDGFGRKEEIQGRVAQIKAQIEETTSDYDREKLQERLAKLAGGVAVIRVGGSTEVEVKEKKDRVDDALHATRAAVEEGILPGGGVALLRAAKVLDGVEIDNTDQKYGVEIVRRAIEAPVRQIAENAGAEGSIIVGKLREKTEFGWGWNAQTNEFGDLYGQGVIDPAKVVRTALQDAASVAGLLVTTEAMVAEKPKKEAAPAMPAGGMDF; the protein is encoded by the coding sequence ATGGCTGCCAAAGAAGTGAAGTTCCACAGCGAAGCCCGCGAGAAGATGCTGCGCGGCGTCGACATTCTCGCCAATGCGGTGAAGGTGACGCTCGGCCCCAAGGGCCGCAACGTCGTCATTGACAAGTCGTTCGGCGCGCCGCGCATCACCAAGGACGGCGTGACCGTCGCCAAGGAGATCGAACTCGAAGACAAGTTCGAGAACATGGGCGCGCAGATGGTGCGCGAAGTGGCCTCGAAGACCAATGACCTTGCGGGCGACGGCACCACGACGGCGACCGTGCTCGCCCAGGCCATCGTCAAGGAAGGTGCGAAGGCCGTGGCGTCGGGCATGAACCCGATGGATCTGAAGCGCGGCATCGACAAGGCGGTCGATGCGATTGTGGCCGAACTGAAAGCCAATGCCCGCAAGGTGACGAAGAACGACGAGATTGCCCAGGTCGGCACCATTTCGGCAAATGGCGATGCCGAGATCGGCCGGTTCCTTGCGGAAGCCATGCAGAAGGTCGGCAACGAGGGCGTCATCACGGTCGAGGAGGCCAAGACCGCCGACACCGAGCTTGAGGTCGTCGAAGGCATGCAGTTCGACCGCGGCTACCTGTCGCCCTATTTCGTCACCAACCAGGACAAGATGCGCGTCGAGCTCGAGGAGCCGTACGTGCTGATCCACGAGAAGAAGCTGTCGAACCTGCAGGCGATGCTGCCCGTGCTCGAGGCGGTCGTGCAGTCGGGCAAGCCGCTGCTGATCATCGCCGAGGACGTCGAGGGCGAGGCTCTGGCCACGCTCGTCGTCAACAAGCTGCGCGGCGGCCTGAAGGTCGCGGCGGTCAAGGCGCCGGGCTTCGGCGATCGCCGCAAGGCGATGCTCGAAGACATTGCCATTCTCACCGGCGGCACCGCCATCAGCGAAGATCTCGGCATCAAGCTCGAGAACGTGACGCTGCAGATGCTCGGCCGCGCCAAGAAGGTCGTCATCGAGAAGGAGAACACCACCGTCGTCGACGGGTTCGGGCGCAAGGAGGAAATCCAGGGCCGCGTCGCGCAGATCAAGGCCCAGATCGAGGAAACCACCTCCGACTATGACCGCGAGAAGCTGCAGGAGCGTCTCGCCAAGCTCGCCGGCGGCGTCGCGGTGATCCGTGTCGGCGGCTCGACCGAGGTCGAAGTCAAGGAGAAGAAGGACCGCGTGGACGACGCACTGCATGCGACCCGTGCGGCCGTCGAGGAGGGCATCCTGCCCGGCGGCGGCGTTGCTCTCCTGCGGGCCGCAAAGGTGCTGGATGGCGTCGAGATCGACAACACCGACCAGAAATACGGTGTCGAGATCGTGCGCCGTGCGATCGAAGCGCCGGTGCGGCAGATCGCCGAGAATGCCGGGGCCGAAGGATCGATCATCGTCGGCAAGCTGCGCGAGAAGACCGAGTTCGGCTGGGGCTGGAATGCGCAGACCAACGAGTTCGGCGATCTCTATGGCCAGGGCGTGATCGACCCGGCCAAGGTGGTGCGCACGGCGCTGCAGGACGCGGCGTCCGTCGCCGGCCTGCTCGTCACCACCGAGGCGATGGTCGCCGAGAAGCCGAAGAAGGAAGCGGCTCCGGCGATGCCCGCCGGCGGCATGGACTTCTGA
- the groES gene encoding co-chaperone GroES — translation MAFRPLHDRILVRRIEAEEKTAGGIIIPDTAKEKPSEGEILAVGPGARDENGKLVELDVKVGDRILFGKWSGTEIKLDGEDLLIMKESDVMGVIEQIAELKKAA, via the coding sequence ATGGCGTTCCGTCCATTGCATGACCGCATCCTGGTCCGTCGCATCGAAGCCGAGGAAAAGACGGCCGGCGGCATCATCATTCCGGATACCGCGAAGGAGAAACCGAGCGAAGGCGAAATCCTCGCCGTCGGTCCGGGCGCCCGCGACGAGAATGGCAAGCTGGTCGAGCTCGACGTCAAGGTCGGCGACCGTATCCTGTTCGGCAAGTGGTCCGGCACCGAGATCAAGCTCGACGGCGAGGACCTGCTCATCATGAAGGAAAGCGACGTGATGGGTGTGATCGAACAGATCGCCGAACTGAAGAAGGCCGCGTGA
- a CDS encoding usg protein translates to MVAVASREFRMQMEGYGLTTAEIHYHMPDHPSLLQLYVWQDFDLAPDFPELRGFLGYWKETLEGALHSVRVAHHRLIRPSEWKAVDGIIAIH, encoded by the coding sequence ATGGTTGCAGTGGCGAGCCGGGAGTTCCGGATGCAGATGGAAGGTTATGGGTTGACGACCGCCGAGATTCACTACCACATGCCCGACCACCCGAGCCTGCTGCAGCTTTACGTCTGGCAGGACTTTGATCTCGCGCCAGATTTCCCCGAACTGCGCGGCTTCCTGGGCTACTGGAAGGAAACGCTGGAGGGCGCGCTGCACTCGGTGCGCGTCGCCCACCATCGCCTGATCCGGCCGTCCGAGTGGAAGGCCGTGGACGGCATCATCGCGATTCACTGA